The following proteins come from a genomic window of Synechococcus sp. BIOS-E4-1:
- a CDS encoding Nif11-like leader peptide family natural product precursor: MSPEQLKAFLEKVKSDTSLQQKLREAGNAEAAVAIAEEAGFLISSDDLKDAQSADLSDEELEGAAGGGDCVLGRALSCLILGSYAKQKG, encoded by the coding sequence ATGTCCCCAGAACAACTCAAAGCTTTTTTAGAAAAGGTCAAAAGCGACACCAGTCTTCAGCAGAAACTAAGAGAAGCAGGCAATGCCGAAGCTGCCGTTGCCATAGCTGAAGAAGCAGGTTTTTTGATTTCTTCTGACGATTTGAAGGACGCTCAATCAGCGGACCTTTCAGATGAAGAATTGGAGGGCGCCGCTGGCGGAGGAGACTGTGTTCTCGGTCGGGCGTTGAGTTGTTTGATATTGGGAAGTTACGCGAAACAGAAGGGTTAG
- a CDS encoding Nif11-like leader peptide family RiPP precursor yields MSQEQLQAFINQLQDNKSMQAALNKATDYETVSLITQEAGLKETFEEPRMELTNQDLESAAGGTITLSTGSCGNTCTATCSTCARQC; encoded by the coding sequence ATGTCACAAGAACAACTCCAAGCATTCATCAACCAACTACAAGACAACAAAAGCATGCAGGCCGCCCTTAACAAGGCAACTGACTATGAAACTGTTTCCCTAATCACTCAGGAAGCAGGACTAAAAGAAACTTTTGAGGAACCACGCATGGAACTGACAAACCAAGATCTGGAAAGTGCTGCTGGTGGAACAATCACTCTTTCAACAGGCTCATGCGGCAACACATGCACGGCCACATGCAGCACATGCGCAAGACAGTGTTAG
- a CDS encoding Dps family protein, with protein sequence MESAPQINIGIPQEQREQIAAGLSRLLADTYVLYGKTHGFHWNVTGPMFNTLHLMFMDQYTELWNSLDEIAERIRALGIVAPYGGATLAGLASIKEVSQPPAALDMVRELVAGHEAVARTARSIFPLAEAASDEPTADLLTQRLQIHEKTAWMLRSLLED encoded by the coding sequence ATGGAAAGCGCACCCCAGATCAACATCGGTATCCCTCAGGAACAGCGCGAGCAGATCGCTGCTGGGCTCAGTCGATTACTGGCTGATACCTATGTGCTCTATGGAAAAACGCATGGCTTCCACTGGAACGTGACCGGTCCGATGTTCAACACCCTGCATTTGATGTTCATGGACCAGTACACCGAGCTTTGGAACTCCCTGGACGAGATCGCCGAGAGAATCAGGGCTCTGGGCATCGTGGCCCCCTATGGCGGCGCGACCCTTGCCGGACTGGCATCGATCAAGGAAGTCAGCCAACCACCTGCTGCTCTCGACATGGTGCGCGAACTGGTGGCTGGCCATGAGGCCGTGGCCAGAACCGCTCGCAGCATTTTCCCGCTGGCGGAGGCCGCCAGCGATGAACCCACCGCTGACCTGCTGACCCAGCGGCTGCAGATTCACGAGAAAACCGCCTGGATGCTCAGAAGCCTGCTGGAGGATTGA
- a CDS encoding DUF1651 domain-containing protein translates to MEGWLTDADKHWSVRFHRDPKAWEQDVRVIVDHGREMRDGQPALLKTRRNMRYEDAIALWKELRRYGWTVSGAAW, encoded by the coding sequence ATGGAAGGCTGGCTGACGGACGCGGACAAGCATTGGTCAGTCAGGTTCCATCGAGATCCGAAGGCCTGGGAGCAAGACGTTCGGGTGATCGTTGACCACGGCAGGGAAATGCGAGATGGACAGCCAGCACTCCTGAAGACGCGAAGAAACATGCGTTACGAGGATGCGATCGCGCTCTGGAAAGAGTTGCGCCGTTATGGATGGACTGTTTCAGGAGCTGCCTGGTGA
- a CDS encoding Nif11-like leader peptide family RiPP precursor encodes MTEELLKGFLADAKGNTKLQEQLKAAADADAVAFITREAGFSISADGLNKAQSEISDEELERAVGGRRLSPAFCTLGQSPAINSCLDGALKKW; translated from the coding sequence ATGACAGAAGAACTACTTAAAGGTTTCCTGGCTGACGCCAAAGGCAATACCAAACTTCAAGAGCAGCTCAAAGCAGCTGCTGATGCTGACGCTGTTGCTTTCATTACCAGAGAAGCGGGATTTAGCATCTCTGCAGACGGCTTGAACAAAGCTCAATCGGAGATATCAGATGAAGAATTGGAGAGAGCAGTTGGAGGCAGAAGATTGAGTCCAGCCTTCTGCACTTTGGGTCAGTCACCGGCCATTAATAGTTGCCTGGATGGCGCACTGAAAAAGTGGTAA
- a CDS encoding Nif11-like leader peptide family RiPP precursor, with amino-acid sequence MKGDSNLQDKPKIAKSSEDVVSIAKEHGHEFTADKFSQLSEEELENVAGGCQYSTVSLVAFNAQCDGANAPGTS; translated from the coding sequence GTGAAAGGTGATAGCAACCTTCAAGACAAACCCAAAATAGCTAAGTCTTCTGAAGATGTCGTGAGCATCGCTAAAGAACATGGTCATGAATTTACTGCTGATAAGTTCAGTCAGCTCAGTGAAGAGGAGCTGGAAAACGTGGCTGGTGGCTGCCAGTACTCGACGGTCTCTCTGGTGGCTTTCAATGCTCAGTGCGATGGAGCAAACGCTCCTGGCACCAGCTGA
- a CDS encoding M66 family metalloprotease — protein MGPLPALAEYCDNQPTARALIAPWNAADQEFLGGRTSINYFFEMRRRRYQVVYGNAKGVIKPGSPWQIIESDPFYDEEKALGIELIRATDRLISLDFRGVRRAKDADLVILGYCDKNDGKEGAVAQNTEGTQYIMILNGCRGIATGQEDPVWLFLHEFGHALGLEHPFSDVDGDCLYDNQPFSSASAHAGVTVMAYKPRPGSPPQFFTD, from the coding sequence ATGGGACCTCTGCCAGCTCTCGCGGAATATTGTGACAACCAACCAACAGCTCGGGCTCTAATAGCACCATGGAATGCTGCAGACCAGGAGTTCCTTGGAGGACGCACATCGATCAACTACTTCTTTGAAATGCGGAGACGTCGCTATCAAGTGGTGTACGGCAATGCCAAAGGAGTAATTAAACCTGGCTCCCCATGGCAAATTATCGAGTCAGATCCTTTCTATGATGAAGAAAAAGCCCTTGGCATCGAGCTGATTAGGGCCACCGATCGCTTGATCAGTCTTGATTTCAGGGGGGTTCGGCGTGCCAAAGATGCTGACCTAGTAATTCTGGGATACTGCGACAAGAACGACGGAAAAGAGGGGGCTGTTGCTCAGAATACCGAAGGTACCCAATACATCATGATTTTAAATGGGTGTCGAGGAATAGCTACAGGTCAAGAAGATCCCGTATGGTTATTCCTGCACGAATTTGGCCATGCTCTTGGCCTTGAACACCCCTTCTCCGATGTAGATGGGGATTGTCTCTATGACAACCAGCCTTTTTCAAGTGCCTCGGCGCATGCTGGGGTGACAGTGATGGCCTACAAACCACGGCCCGGAAGTCCTCCTCAGTTTTTTACTGATTAG
- a CDS encoding Nif11-like leader peptide family RiPP precursor translates to MSEEILKVLLETVTSDISLQEKLQAAKSPDEAGRIGIEHDHEFSADGFNQLSNEEPEGIAGARALVQQTQSFGATNTFCKMRLRISRIRLTNAPQLLRKPKPIRQHHTA, encoded by the coding sequence ATGTCAGAAGAGATACTCAAAGTCTTGCTTGAGACAGTCACAAGCGACATCAGCCTTCAGGAGAAACTGCAGGCTGCAAAGTCGCCCGATGAAGCGGGAAGAATTGGTATAGAACACGACCATGAGTTTTCTGCTGACGGCTTTAATCAGTTGAGCAATGAAGAGCCAGAAGGAATCGCCGGGGCAAGAGCTCTAGTCCAACAAACGCAATCATTTGGGGCAACAAATACATTTTGTAAAATGCGACTCAGGATATCCAGGATACGCCTGACAAATGCGCCACAACTTTTACGAAAGCCAAAACCAATCAGACAACACCACACAGCATAA